In Canis lupus baileyi chromosome 19, mCanLup2.hap1, whole genome shotgun sequence, the sequence CCACATACCCCTTCTGACCTTGAAGTGCAGCTGTGTTTTCAAGAGGTCACTCTAGTCTTAGACAGCCCATTTCTGGAGCCTGGGATGAGTCCCAAGTTACCCTGCCACACATCAGAGCTCCGAACCATAAACAACAAGAAAGGGCTGGTCAGGAAGCCCCAGCCTGTCCGCCTCAGTGGAGTGGATTCTGTGTTTGGCAGGGTCATCACAGCTCAGCCACCGAAATGGACTGGGACCTTCAGAGTTTCAGACAAATCAGCCTTTTGCAAAATCATCAGCCGGGAGAACCAGTGGCCCACTGGACTTAAGGAACCTCAGATTCAGATGACAGTGACCATGTGTAAACAGATGCTGCGCTCTATCCTTTTACTGTATGCAACGTACAAGAAGTGCACCTTTGCCTTGCAACACTCCAAGTAAAGGATCCCCATGTGATTCCGTTTCTTATAACACATCCTATGCTGTGTGCCTGAAGCTTACAGAAACCTGTTCATGTAAAGGAAACTGACATCACCTGAGCCATCTTGCTTTTCTGTCAAGCACTGACAATTCAGGAacccctttcctcctttcctccccaaaGGCCAGTGACAGAGCAAAGGAGAGCATTTCCATTGTAAAGATGAACAACATTTAAAAGAGAGTCAAACTAGTGTTGACATGTACATGTGAGAAAGAACCATTAAACCGTATAAACCAATGAGCCTAGTGTGAACTCACTTAAACATCTAAGACCAAAATGAGTTGGGAAAATGGGTatcaaggaaggaaataatggctTTCCATGTACATGAGAATGAGGGGGTCAAAAATCTATAGACGActcaagcattaaaaaaaaaaaaaaaaatctccccccatcaaatcaacaacaaaaatcttaatCAACCCCATCCTAATGCCACTGCAGAGTGCAAAAGTGGGTAGTAATATCAGCAAATATTAAGGAATATTTATAACCTGGCAAGAAAGAACTTAGAAGCAACAATGAAACTGGGCTTTCAACACATGAGAACTTGGAAGCTCAATGAAACTTAGCTTTCAACACATGAGagctcttcatttcattttagctGGTGTActactattttatttcaaataaactaaTTCTGTAGCATTGTTATAATGAGTCTATAGGTATAACTCAGAATaatgtggaaataaaataaatatgtatacaaagTCAATATGAGTTTGATGGTACCTTTTCCCTCTTTATCCTGTATCTACATGATGaccaaaagttttttaaaaagcagccagAACTTTCCTTTTGACTTTCTTTGGGCATTGACCAGAAATTCGTCACTCTTCCAAAAATATCACAAAGATCTTCTCAACTCACATAGAGATGGCTCTTAGAATAGGAAACATGATTTTAATTGGTAGAACTGATGTGTTGGCACcagtttccattttctctctgcaTAAACTCCAATTGAATTCCTTGTAATCCTTGATTTATGAAGGAAATTCAGAAAGAGGAATGAGGTGGTTAAGGCAGaacttaaaacaatttatttgtaAAACTGTTACAATCCTAAATTTCTGAGTTTCAAAACTAGCTCCCAAAGCCCAGAATTGTGACTCTTCACAGCACAACAGTCCATGTTTGCCCAGACTGCTAGGTAATGCTACAGTGGAACCCTGAGCTAGGGTCTTGATGATATTAGATAACCTATGAAATATACAATTAAGTTGGTTCAGTAAAGCCCACCCTCCTAATGACAAAACAAGATGCTTCCAGTAAGGAAGGCAGATAGCAGATTTCAAATCCTGAACACAAAATGGGAAGAGGCTagcagagatggggaggggacATCAGTCTCTCTGTGGTCTAATCGGAGTCTTCACTCTCATCACTATCTTGCTCCTTTTCTCCATCACTTACTTCATCATTTTCAGCATCCTAAGGGGCAAAAGGATAATTAGATATTTTAGGTCATCTGGGTGACCCCATCAAATTATAATACTGCTCCCACAGGATTTATAACTGTACTGTATCATTGTTAAAACCAATGATAGGCATTAAACCATTCATTTAAAAACggaattgggcagccctggtggctcagcggtttagcgccgccttcagcccagggtgtgatcctggagacctgggatcgagtcccacgtcgggctccctgcatggagcctgcttctccctctgcctcattctctctctctctctctgtgtatctctaataaataaataaaatcttaaaaaaaaaaaaacggaattGAAACTCACCCATTTTTCTTGTATCATGACCATGAGGGAGGCCAGTGTCATACTGACCTACAACATTCTGCAACTGGACCAAATTcacatgatttttataaataacccatggggatccctgggtggcgcagcggtttggcgcctgcctttggcccagggagtgattctggagacccaggatcgaatcccacatcgggctcccggtgcatggagcctgcttctccctctgcctatgtctctgcctctctctctctctctctctctctctctctgtgactatcataaaaaaaaaaacaaaacaaacaaaacaacccatGGTCTTTCATCTCTACTGCATGTGTTTGACACAGAATTAAGCAGGTATTCAATACAGAAtgaaatatttgctaaattaagAATTCTGGTGTATCTCAATAGGAATTCAGCATACAATTCGTTGGTATGCAACTCTAATCTGGAAGGTTTCCTTAGCTGAAAGTACCAAACTAACAGGATATCGTCtgcttcaaaaaatttttatgagAACAAGGCAGAAGTatactatttaaataataaaagttttttttttttagaaatatgtttctttttaatttttttttatttatgatagtcacacacagagagagagagagagagagagaggcagagacacaggcagagggagaaacaggctccatgcaccgggagcccgatgtgggattcgatcccgggtctccaggatcgcgccctgggccaaaggcaggcgccaaaccgctgcgccacccagggatcccataaaagtTTTTTCATGCTAAATTATCTCTCTGCATTAGCCTCGAATTGCATCATAGAGAGACTTCATAACAGGGGCTCTGAAATCTGAGCTTCTTGGTGTCCAAAACCCACCTGAATTGTAAGAACACTttataaacatacacatttttcttCAGCTTTCTTTAAAGTCCTGAAAGTATATGTGGTAGCCCAGAAAAGAATAAGGACCCCTGCTCTTACTATAGTCCTTAGTAACTGAAGCTTTTGATTCTGTGCTTTAGCTTTCACCAACTgcattcatatttctattttatatattcaagcaacataattaaatgttttaactCATTCTTCTCGGCATTCAGAGAACACTTGACCTCTTCTCCCCTCTCAAATGGTTTCagatatgaatttttaaaaaaatttatttatttattcaggagagacacagagaagagaggcagagagataggcagagggagaagcaggctccctgaagggagcccaatgtaagactcgatcccaggaccccgagatcatgccctgagccaaaggcagatgctcaacaattgagccacccaggtgcccttcagatATGAATTTAATATGAATAATGAAAGGGAATTCTTAACTCTATAACATGCCACAACTTGAGATACTCTTCTGGCCCCCACAGAGTTcatataaaaacatgtttttcttgAGAGAATAGAGATGGGCATAGAGGTCTTTGATTATAAACATAAGCAATGGgaggggtccctggatggctcaggtggaAGAGCATGCAAattgatctctgggtcgtgagttcgagccccatgttggttgtggagattactaaaataaataaactttaaaaaaaaaaaaaagcataagtagCAAAAGTTCTGTGCTTTCTACTGACTCAGAATAATTAACAAAATGCAACAGTCGACTACACACTCTGGGGCCTTATGCAGAAATACCTCTGTTGTTTTGCTCTTGGAGACCTG encodes:
- the FANCD2OS gene encoding FANCD2 opposite strand protein isoform X2, whose product is MTVISGWWEWRGLSMAGYQLWSPWTPLDESFQWLRHTTPTPSSKHPFRASPCFPHTPSDLEVQLCFQEVTLVLDSPFLEPGMSPKLPCHTSELRTINNKKGLVRKPQPVRLSGVDSVFGRVITAQPPKWTGTFRVSDKSAFCKIISRENQWPTGLKEPQIQMTVTMCKQMLRSILLLYATYKKCTFALQHSK
- the FANCD2OS gene encoding FANCD2 opposite strand protein isoform X1, giving the protein MRPGNSGCHSGASGPRSSAGLSMAGYQLWSPWTPLDESFQWLRHTTPTPSSKHPFRASPCFPHTPSDLEVQLCFQEVTLVLDSPFLEPGMSPKLPCHTSELRTINNKKGLVRKPQPVRLSGVDSVFGRVITAQPPKWTGTFRVSDKSAFCKIISRENQWPTGLKEPQIQMTVTMCKQMLRSILLLYATYKKCTFALQHSK
- the FANCD2OS gene encoding FANCD2 opposite strand protein isoform X3, whose protein sequence is MAGYQLWSPWTPLDESFQWLRHTTPTPSSKHPFRASPCFPHTPSDLEVQLCFQEVTLVLDSPFLEPGMSPKLPCHTSELRTINNKKGLVRKPQPVRLSGVDSVFGRVITAQPPKWTGTFRVSDKSAFCKIISRENQWPTGLKEPQIQMTVTMCKQMLRSILLLYATYKKCTFALQHSK